AAACTCTACAAGCACCTGGGCTTCGTTCCGTTCGGTCCGCTGGTCGGCAGCGGCGAAGCGCTTTTCCAACCGATGTATCTCACGCGCGAAGCCTTCGAGGCCAACACGAAAGATTTCGCGGCGGCCGAAGCACGGGAAGCTCAGAGCAATCGCCCTTGGGCTTGAGCCTGAAACAGCAGTGGTTTAACAGAAGGGAACAGAGTTAACAGAGGTTCCCAGCGCGGTTAACGCCGCAACCAAACATCCGCACGCTTCGCCCGCGCTGGGGTCAGTGCCTGAAGTTTTTGGCGGCAAAACTCGTTGAGCTTGAATCGGCGCGCTACGCCAGCGCGCCTGCCACGAGATCCCCGACCTGGGACGTGCTGTGCCCCATATGGCCTGCTGCCAGGCTCTTGATTTTTTCGCGCGTGACCTTGATCACGGCGCTTTCAATGGCCTGAGCCGCGGCGGTCTCTCCAAGGAAATCCAGCATCATCTGCCCGGCACAAATGGCTGCCAGCGGATTGATGACACCCTGGCCGGTATATTTCGGCGCGCTGCCTCCGATCGGCTCAAACATGCTTGCGCCATTGGGATTGATGTTGCCCCCCGCGGCAATCCCCATGCCGCCCTGAATCATCGCCCCGAGATCCGTGATGATGTCGCCAAACATGTTGTCCGTAACGATCACGTCGAACCACTCCGGATTCTTGACAAACCACATCGTGGTCGCGTCCACGTGGGCGTAGTCGCGCTTGATCTCCGGAAAATCTTTCTTGCCGATCTCGTGAAACGCCCGCTCCCAAAGGTCGAACGCGTAGGTCAACACGTTGGTCTTGCCGGACAGGGTGAGTTTCTTGGCCTTGTTCCGCTTTCGCGTCAGCTCGAACGCAAAGCGCAAGCAGCGCTCGACCCCGCGGCGCGTGTTGATGCTTTCCTGGACGGCGATTTCGTTCGGCGTGCCTTTGAACACGAACCCGCCCGACCCCGTGTAAAGCCCTTCGTTGTTTTCACGCACCACTACGAAATCGATGTGTTCGGGCTTCTTGTCCTTCAGCGGGCAAAATCGTTCGTCGTACAGCTTGACTGGCCGGAGATTGATATACTGCTCCAGCTCAAAGCGAAGGCGCAGGAGAATCCCCTTTTCCAGAATGCCGGGCTTGACGTCCGGATGTCCGATCGCTCCCAGGAGAATGGCCGGGAATTTCCGCAATTCATCCGCCGCGCTGTCGGGCAATGCCTCGTTCGTCTTCAAATAGCGGGCGCCTCCGAAATCATAGTGCGTGTAATTCAGTTTCAGGCCAAATTTGGCTGAGGCGGCGTCCAGCACTTTCAGCGCTTCCCGAATGACTTCCGGGCCGGTCCCGTCGCCGCCAATCACTGCAATATTGTAACTCTTCATGATGTTTCCTGCCCGCTGGTTGCGCGGGGAGGCAGGATGCTAATGATTCCCGGCTTGCTTTCAACGGAATTGTGCAAATACCGGTATGCCCGAAGTTGAGGGTGGGGCGAGGCTCTCGCCGAGCCAATGCCATCGAAGAAAGGCTCCGCAGGAGCGTCGCCTCACCGTCGTTACAGTAACTGAGGGGATACAAATACCGAGATGCGTCCATAATCGCTGTTGGGTAGGATTCGTCCGTGCAACCCAATGTGAGCTACCGGATTGTTCGCCTGGCCAATGGTGTCTGGAGCGTGCATTCCCTGGCCCACGCGGAGACGTTCCATCCCGTCATTGGCCCGGTCGCAGAAGCGGAGGCACTGTATGTCAAACAGCTCAAACTGGCGGAGCGCTTCCGACGGCACCCCGAGGAATTTGTGATCTGGGATGTAGGCTTTGGCGCCGCCGGCAACGCGATCACCGTCCTTCGCGCTCTGGCCGAGATCCCGGGTTCCATACAGGTTGTCAGCTTTGATCGCACTTCGGAACCGATGCAGTTCGCTCTGGAAAATATCGAGCCGCTCGAATATTTGCGCGGCTTCGAAAATCACCTCAAAGAACTGCTCTCCCTTAAGCGCGCCGAATTTGCTTTGGGCCAAGCCCAGGTGGCGTGGCGGCTGCATTTGGAGGATTTCCCCAGCTTGCTCGTCTCGCCCGCGGCGAAAGCTATCCCTAAGCCGCACGCGATTCTCTTCGACGCTTACTCGCCCGCGAAGAACCCAACCATGTGGACGCAACCCGTGTTTGCCGACCTCCACCGTCTGCTGGATCCGCAACGGCCTTGCGCGTTGCCGACCTACTCGCGAAGCACGATGCTGCGCGTCTCGCTCTTGTTGGCTGGATTCTACGTGGGAAG
The DNA window shown above is from Verrucomicrobiota bacterium and carries:
- a CDS encoding 3-isopropylmalate dehydrogenase gives rise to the protein MKSYNIAVIGGDGTGPEVIREALKVLDAASAKFGLKLNYTHYDFGGARYLKTNEALPDSAADELRKFPAILLGAIGHPDVKPGILEKGILLRLRFELEQYINLRPVKLYDERFCPLKDKKPEHIDFVVVRENNEGLYTGSGGFVFKGTPNEIAVQESINTRRGVERCLRFAFELTRKRNKAKKLTLSGKTNVLTYAFDLWERAFHEIGKKDFPEIKRDYAHVDATTMWFVKNPEWFDVIVTDNMFGDIITDLGAMIQGGMGIAAGGNINPNGASMFEPIGGSAPKYTGQGVINPLAAICAGQMMLDFLGETAAAQAIESAVIKVTREKIKSLAAGHMGHSTSQVGDLVAGALA